Part of the Kitasatospora sp. NBC_01266 genome, CGTACGGCCGGCCGTTCAGCGCCTCCACCGTGAAGCCGGCCTGACCCAGCGTCTCGCTCAGTTCCTCGCGCAGGAACCCGCTGATCCGGATCTCCTGGCCGAGGAAGCGCATCGGGTAGTGGTCCAGGTCGGTCTCCACCATGCCGAGCGCCAGCAGCCCGCCGGGCCGCAGCAGCGTCCGGATCCGCCGCAGCGCCACCCGGACCTCCCGTTGCGGCAGCAGGATCAGCGAGAAGAAGGCGGTGGCCGCCGCAAAGCCACCGGCCCCGGCGGGACCGAGCGCGGGCAGCCCCCAGGCCGTCTCGGCGCGCGCGGTGCCCAGGTCGTAGAGGTCCATCCGGTGGTAGTCGGCGGCGCCGGGCAGGGTCCGGCGGGCGAGCGAGAGCATCCCGTCGGAGAGGTCGATGGCGGTGACCGTCAGGCCGCCCTCGGCGAGCTGGCGGACCGTCGGATCACCGGTGCCGCAGCCGATCTCCAGCACCCGCGCGCCCGGTTCGAGCTCGGCGATCACCCGCCGGGCAGCCGCCAGCTGGCCGGCCTTGGCGGGGAACGCCTCGCTGTACCGGGGACCGATCGCGTCGAAGGCCACCGCCTGCAGCGCCCGCTCCGCGCTGCGGTCGATCCTGCGGGAGCCCGGCCCGCGGTCCGCGCCGTGGCAGGTCGGGGCAGGCCCGGCGGTCCCACCCCGGGCGGGGTCCGATATCTGTCCCGTCGTCACGATTGAGAGGCACCTTTCCCACCTGGCCACCCGCCGCCGCGCCACGCGCCGACCGTGGTGTCCCGCTCCGCGTCGCCTGTCGAGCCCTCAGCCCACTCCGCCCTTGTCCGATCGGGCACGCCACCAGCGCGCGTGCCACCTGGCCTCTGAGAATATGCGCGATCACGGTGCTGTGGAGTCCCTTTCCGGCCAACTCATCCCGACGGGACCCGATTCACCGGTCAGCTCCCTGGTCGGCAGCGGGTCACCGGAAGCACGACGGGGCGGGCAGGGGTGGTGCGGGCGCTGCCGCGCGCCCGCATGGCGTGCTGGGTGGTGCGCGACAGCCGGGCCGCTGAGCTGACAGTATGCCTGCTCGGGCCGGTGGGCCGGGTCGACTATTCGTCGTTTATCCAACGTCAATCGGGCACTGTCAGAGTCTTCTCAGCGCCGGGGAAGCGCACAGAGGTGCTCCCGCAGCCGGGGGGCTGCGGGGTCACTTCGTCCGGGGGGACGTGCTTTCCGACGGGGGGAAACGGGGGAGCCACCGGGGATACCGGGGGAGCGGGGACACGGGGGTCCCGCTCCCGGGGGGGCCTGGTGACTACGGCGCGCTGGTGGAGGGGGGCTCGGTGTGCTGCTCGTCGATGAGGCTCCGCACGGCGTGGGCCTCGGGCACACCGAGCCGAGTGAAGATCTCCTGGGCCTCGGTCAGGCAGGCCAGGCCGCGAGCAGGGGTGCCGAGGCGGAGCAGCGCTTCGCCGAGCGCGGCGTGAGCCAGGCCCTGGCAGTAGGCGGCGTCCATCTCCTGAGCGATGGTCAGCGCCTCCTCGGCGGCCGCGGCCGCCTCCTTCAGCTGCTCGACCGCCAGCAGCGAGCCGGCCAGCCGGGCCAGCGAGAGCCCTTCCCAGAGCCGCTGCTGCTGGTCCTGGTAGAGCTGGTGCGCCTCGCGCAGCTGGGTGGCGGCCTCCGCCGGTGAACCGGTGGTCCGCAGTACCACGCCGAGTTGGTAGAGGGTGTCGGCCAGGCAGCGCACGTTGCCGGAGCTGCGCGCGGTGGCGACCGCGGCGGTCGCCGACTCGACGGCGGCGTCATGCTGTTCCAGCTTCAGGTGAACCCTGGCGATGTTTCCCTGGATCCGGGCCGCGCTGCCCATCGCGGCGAGCGTGGTCGACAGGTCGCGGGCCTCCGCCAGGAACGGCAGGGCCTCGGCCGGGCGGCTGGCGATGGTCAGCACGGAGCCGAGCATGCTGCTCGCCGCGGAGCGAAGGCCCGGTGTCTGGCTCCCCAGCAGGTTCAGGCAGTCCCGTAGGGACTGCTCCGCCTCGGGGTAGCTCCCGGTCAGGTAGGCGAAGAAGGCGAGGACGTAGCGGACCCGGGCCAGCGCGTCGTCGTCGCCGCCTTCGATGGAGGCGGCCTCGGCGATCTTGAAGGTGCGCCGGATCCGCTGCGCGTGGTTCGGTTCCTCCGCGACGGTGTTGAGGGTCACCAGCAGGTCGATGGCGAGCCGGAGCAGCTCCGCCGGCCCGTCGATCGACTCCTCGATCGCCCCGAGGACAAGCGGCAGTTCGGAACGCAGCCAGCCGCGCGCGGCGTCCGCGCTGACCAGCGACTCGCCTGGATGTGTAGGCACCTGCAGCGGTTCGATCAGCCGATTGTCCGGATCCACGATCTGCGCGACATTGCGGACCGTGGCGACCAGCAGGGCGAGCAGCCGCAGCAGCGCCGCCTGGGTGTCCGCCAGGTCCGCGACCTTCTCCCGCTGCTTCTGCGCGAACAGCCGCAGCAGGTCGTGGTACCGGTAGCGGCCCGGGGTGAAGCACTCCAGCATGTTGGCCTCGACCAGGGCCTCCGCCAGGTCCTCGGCCTCGTCCTCGCCGGTGCCGAGCAGCGCCGCCACCGCCGAGAGCGGCAGGTCGGGGCAGTCGACCAGGGCCAGCAGCCGGAAGGCCCGGGCCTCCTCGTCCCGGAGCTGCCCGTAGCCGAGCCCGAGCGTGGTCTCCACCGCGAGGTTGCCGAGCTGCAGTTCGTCCAGCCGGCGCCGCTGGTCAGCTAACCGCCGGGCCAGGTCCGCGACGGTCCAGCGCGGCCGACTCGCCAGCCGGGCGGCGGCGATCCGGACGGCGAGCGGCAGGAAGCCGCAAGACCTGACCACGGCGAGCGCGGCCTCCGGCTCCGCCTCGATGCGGTGCCGGCCGGCGATCGCGCCGAACAGTTCCAGCGCCTCCTCCGGCGTCAACTCCTCGACGTCGAAGAGGTGGGCGCCCGGAATGCCCGCCAGCCGCGAGCGGCTGGTGGCCAGCACCGCGCAGCCGGCCACCCCGGGGATCAACGGGTTGATCTGCTGCGCGTCGTGAGCGTTGTCCAGCATGATCAGCATCCGCCGGTCGGCCAGCACCGAGCGGTACATCACCACCCGCTGCTCGAAGGACTCCGGCGCCTCGG contains:
- a CDS encoding class I SAM-dependent methyltransferase yields the protein MDRSAERALQAVAFDAIGPRYSEAFPAKAGQLAAARRVIAELEPGARVLEIGCGTGDPTVRQLAEGGLTVTAIDLSDGMLSLARRTLPGAADYHRMDLYDLGTARAETAWGLPALGPAGAGGFAAATAFFSLILLPQREVRVALRRIRTLLRPGGLLALGMVETDLDHYPMRFLGQEIRISGFLREELSETLGQAGFTVEALNGRPYAPASTTLPPEEQLFLHCRRTA
- a CDS encoding AfsR/SARP family transcriptional regulator — encoded protein: MELQATQHHAVLRFQVLGPVQAWRDGQPLALGSPQQQAVLTTLLLHHGRPVTTQELVDGLWGDRPPPQAVAALRTYISRLRSVVEPGREVRKPAELLISVRDGYALRIPDESLDLAIFNARVSEAAAARQSGQSETAHQLLTSALALWNGQPISGIPGPYADAQRQRLAEHQVAAREERSAVALEIGLHAEIVAELTNLTAEQPLRERLRELLMLALYRSGRQADALNVYAATRKLLIDELGVEPGAALAAMHSRILSADPTLMNSAPELRIPPAESATLAPPAQLPADVSDFSGRAELVGELREVLRGASGQAVVVTSLAGIGGVGKTTLAVHVAHSVRAEFPDGQLYVDLRGVSATPADPAVVLGDFLFALGVTEAPESFEQRVVMYRSVLADRRMLIMLDNAHDAQQINPLIPGVAGCAVLATSRSRLAGIPGAHLFDVEELTPEEALELFGAIAGRHRIEAEPEAALAVVRSCGFLPLAVRIAAARLASRPRWTVADLARRLADQRRRLDELQLGNLAVETTLGLGYGQLRDEEARAFRLLALVDCPDLPLSAVAALLGTGEDEAEDLAEALVEANMLECFTPGRYRYHDLLRLFAQKQREKVADLADTQAALLRLLALLVATVRNVAQIVDPDNRLIEPLQVPTHPGESLVSADAARGWLRSELPLVLGAIEESIDGPAELLRLAIDLLVTLNTVAEEPNHAQRIRRTFKIAEAASIEGGDDDALARVRYVLAFFAYLTGSYPEAEQSLRDCLNLLGSQTPGLRSAASSMLGSVLTIASRPAEALPFLAEARDLSTTLAAMGSAARIQGNIARVHLKLEQHDAAVESATAAVATARSSGNVRCLADTLYQLGVVLRTTGSPAEAATQLREAHQLYQDQQQRLWEGLSLARLAGSLLAVEQLKEAAAAAEEALTIAQEMDAAYCQGLAHAALGEALLRLGTPARGLACLTEAQEIFTRLGVPEAHAVRSLIDEQHTEPPSTSAP